The Methanocella arvoryzae MRE50 DNA window CCGTACACGATGAAGGACCTCGACGAGGCGGGAGGAATACCTGCGGTCATGAGCCAGATCGCTGGGCTGAAAGACCTGCCCACGGTATCGGGCAAGACCATCAAGGCCATCGTGAAGGATGCCAGAGTGGAGAGGCCCGAAGTCATCCACGCCCAGGCCGACCCCGTTCACAAGACTGGCGGCATCTCGATCCTGTACGGCAGCCTGGCACCGGAGGGCGCGGTCGTCAAGAGCGGCGCCGTGAGCGATAAGATGCTGAAGTTCTCAGGCAGGGCGAGAGTGTTCGATACTGAGGATGATGCCATCAAGGCCATCCTGGGCAAAGAGATCCAGCCAGGCGACGTGGTCGTGATCCGGTACGTAGGCCCCAGGGGAGGCCCGGGCATGCCGGAGATGCTCAGCCCGACATCCGCCATCGCAGGCATGGGCCTGAGCGAATCCGTAGCCCTCATCACCGACGGCAGGTTCTCGGGCGGCACCCGCGGGCCATGTATCGGCCACGTCTCCCCTGAAGCCGTGGACGGCGGCCCCATAGGCATGCTGAAGGACGGCGACCGCATCGAGATCGACATACCGGCGAAGCGGATCGATGTCATCCTCACCGAGGGAGAGATGTCAGCCCGGAAGAAGACGTTCAAGCCCAGACAGAAACAGCTGAAAGGCTACCTCGCCCGGTATGCGAAGAACGTCACTTCGGCCTCTACCGGCGGGCTGATCAGATAAGATTTAGTGAGCAAGGCAAATAACTCCGTGCCGAGATGTTCGCCTGTTGAACGCCTGCGAATGCAGGCGTTCTCAAGGCGATTCCTGACATCCGATTTTCCCTCCCCAATCCTCCGGCTCCTCACCTTCCTCCTCTCAGACCTCCTGACCTCCCTGACCTCCCAGCTTGAAAAGTCTCCCTGACCTCCGGGCACTCCCCAACCCCCCATTTTCTCCGGTACGTGTGCGTAAGCCGGGCAACAGGGAGGTTTCGGAGGCGCCGTAGATCAGAGAGAACGATCTCAGGGGGAGGTCAGGGAGGTCAGGAGATCAGAGAGGAGGACAGTGAGGGACCGGAGGCCAAGGAGGTTTTGAATGACGAATATCAGAAAAGTTTTAAGAATAAGTTACTTGCCACCATCAAGCGGACACTTTTTTCGCTTCTTCATCGATGTTGCGGAGCAAATCTTTTAACGAGATAGGCTTTTTCAAAAACTTGGTCGCCCCGGCTTCTATGGCTTCTTTTTCCACGGCTTCGTCGGCGGATACGAAGATGATGCGAGTGGCGGGAGTCGTGGCGAGGATTTCCTTGGTGGTTTCCACCCCGTTCTTAGTGGGCATCCGGTGGTCAATGATGACGATGTCGGGCTTATGGTTGGCCTTGCTTTGCTTTTCCAGAGCGTCGGTGCCATCGCTGGCTATGTACGATATAGGATAGCCTCTGGAGGAGATAGCCAGCCTGTAAAGCTTCTGGAGGTCAGGCTCATCATCCACTATAGCTACAAATGGTTTTTTATCGTCCCCGTCGCTCATGTTGTTTATCCTTGTCTTCGTGCTGGTATACGCGCCGGAAAGGTATATCTTCTCGCCATATTTTCCGACACAATCTTTAGTATTAGCCCTCTTATTGACTACGGTGTGGGACTTCGAGAGATAGTATGTCCCCGGATGCAATTGCTTTTACATCTTTTGGCATATAAATATGTTGCTTAGCACATGGACAATACCGGAATGCTTCGGGTCAGATACCCATTCCCGCAAGCACCGGAAACGCTTTCAGGAGGCCGTTGACCATCATCTCGATGGCTATCGTGGCCAGCACGATACCCATGATTTTGGTCAGCACTCTCGATCCGTCTTTCTTAATGACGGAATATAAGAGCTCCGAGTTTATCAAGATGAGGAAAGCCGCCCCCATGGCAAGCAGGATGGCGAGGAAAATTGACAGCTTTTGCAGGTCGTTGGTCGCCGCTTCGTTCATCAGGATCATGACCGTGCTCATCGCGCCCGGCCCCGCCAGCAGCGGCGTCGCCATCGGCGTTACGGCCACCGCTTCGCGCTCGTCGGACTCGTCGATCTTCGACGCCGGGCTGCGCCCCATGAGCATGTCGAAGGCAATGGCGAGCAACAGCAGCCCGCCGGCAATTCTCAGGGAGGGCAGTGTCACGTTGAGCAAGGTGAAGACAGCCTGGCCGATGAGGGCGAACACCAGCAGGATCGCCGTGGCGATGAGGAGGGACTTGATGATGGCAGTCCGGCGCTCGGCGGGCGTCAGCTTAGATGTGAGCGAGATGAAGATCGGGATGTTGCCGAACGGGTTGACTATGACGAAGACGCCTACTAAGGCGTGTATGAAGAGCGTGTAGCTTAAAGCGCTATCGAAGACCATTCGTTAATCAGATGTGCTGTAACTATTAAATTCTTTTTCACCCTTCAGCTCCCCTTGCCCTTGCCGGCCCTCAAAACGGAATTTTCGGACGGCGCAGACGTTATCTTCAATCGTCGGGCGCAGCGAGTGATACATGTCAAAAGAAGAAGGAACGTTTTTACGAAAATTTTGCCTGTGTATACATGATGAGCTCGCTAGAAATTTCGAAGGATACGCCAGCAGAGATGCTACGACAGCTGGCCGAGTCGATCCACCAGGCCACGGGTGGCATGCCTATCGCCCTTAAAAGCCGTAATATGCCCGGCGTGTTCGTCGACAGCGACGGCTCCGCGGACACCAGTTACGAGAGTATAGTGCTGGACAGCGTTTTTTTGAACAGCCACGTAAGAAAGGCCCGTGTCGATACCGGAAAATACGCCGGGATGCCAATGATGATCTCCCCGATAGAGGATACGGATGGCTTCACAATAGCTACGCTGGGCATCGTAGATGCTCTGGGTTCGCTAAGCCTGCAAGAATTCGCGCAGATCAGCCAGCGTATTAAAAACCAGGTGCTGGATAGCTTCTGAAGCCTGGCAAAACCATAAAAGCACGCACATCTACGTTAGATTATGGATCGGATAACAATTTCTGCGGACTCTTCAGCCGACGACCTGGCCAGCCTGGCTCTCTGCATCCATGCCCTCACAGGCGGCCTCCCGGTCACCGCAAGAAGCATGAACAGGCCGGGAGTTCAGGTGGAGGACGGGCAGGTCAGGTCCAGATCGTATACCGGGCCGATTCTGGAACAGGTGCTGGCTGAAGGCCGCGTGATAAAAGGCAGGCCCCCGGCAGGAGCGTATAAGGGCATACCGGTAATCGTCGCCCCCATAAAGGCGGACGGAAAAACGGTCGTCGCGATCGGCGTGGTCGATACTACGGGCTCGATGGAGATCAAGGCGCTCATGGACCAGTATGCCGCTATCCACAGGCAGGTCAATGGCCACTGATGTTTCTGCTTAGCCAGCCTTATATCTGCCACGCGGTATAACCGTAATATTTTTCCACCCGAAAGCCCTTTTTGGCTTCGATGAAGAATCTTTCCGGTAGTGACGCGGCGAAAAAGAACGCCGCAGAAAAGGCCTGCGAGCTGGTGACCGACGGCATGATCGTGGGGCTTGGCACAGGCTCCACAGTAGCCCATTCGATCCGGCTGCTCGGAAGGTGGGTGAAGGAAGAAGGGCTGAACATCGTAGGAGTGCCGACTTCTTACTCGACCGAGGCTCTGGCCATCGAGTGCGGCATACCCCTGACCAGCCTGGCAGCTTCGCCCGTGCTGGACATCGCCATCGATGGCGCGGACCAGGTCGACGCCTCGCTCAACGCCATCAAAGGCGGGGGAGCGGCACACACCCGGGAAAAGATCGTCGCCTCGTCCGCAAAGCAGTTCGTCATCGTCGCTGACGACAAGAAGTTCAGCAGCATTCTGGACAGGTCAGTGCCTACCGAAGTGCTCCCGTACGCCGTGAAGCTGGTAGAGCGGGAGATCCTGAAGCTCGGCGGCACCTGCACGGTCAGGACCGGCACCGGCAAGGACGGCCCGATCATCACTGACAACGGCAACTTCGTGCTGGACTGCGCCTTCGGGCAGATCAAAGAGCCGGCGCTGCTCGGCGACAAGCTCTCCCGTATCCCTGGCCTGGTGGAGCACGGCATCTTCACCAACGCCGCCATGGTGTACGTGGGGTATGAGAACAGGGTAGAGGTCCTCCGGCGCAAGATGTGAACGGGGCATGGCATGCAGGGCCACGACAGAAGCTGCCGGAGGTCGCCCGCAGCGTGCCAGCCGCAGTTTTTCCTGGAGTCTGTAAACCACAAGAATTATATCGTAGAATGCTATTTAGGATATGCAAAACTCCTAAGTTTGTCGTAATGTCGGAGTGGCCTAGTCTGGTTAGGGCGTCGGACTCATAGGGTATTGAATACTCGCCATAACTTGAGACAAGTAGCCTGAGACATCCGAAGGTCGGGGGTTCGGATCCCCCCTCCGACACTAAAAGTTTTGAAGGGGCTCCCGGGGAACTTTTTCAAAAGTTCCCCTGGGTCTCGACACCGAAGCAGGCCCGAAGGGCATTTTTTAGCGATGTTTTTGAGGGGTGGCGAGGGGGACTTTTTACAAAAAGTCCCCCTAACACCTATTACTTACAGGAGCTGTCGCACGTTAAGGAACGTAAAGCCTGGCATCCCAGTTTTTACCAAAAAGTTCCCCGTACACCTGCCCAATAAAAATTAAAAGATTATTTTACCTGATGCCCCCGGGATTCACCGGCCGTACGCCGTGGCCGACGTCCATGGAGCCTGCCACCGCACCCCTTACAAACACTTTAGCCTTCTCGCAGGCAGCTACCACCGGTTCTCCCCGGGCCAGATAGGCCGTCACTGCCGCCGAGTGGGTGCAGCCGGTGCCGTGGGTGCCGCCTTTGACCAGATCGCCCTGGAAGGTGTGGAATGTGCCGGCGCTATCGTAGAGCGTATCTATGCCCCCGAAGTGCCCGCCGGTCAGGACGACGTTCCTGACGCCGAGGGCGCGGATTGCCTTACAGGCCTCTCTGACAGAGTCCATGTCCCTGATCTTGATACCCGACAGCACTTCCGCTTCGTACACGTTCGGGGTGACTACCTCAGCCAGAGGCAGGATCTCTGCCTTAAGGACCTCGACCGCGTCCGGGTTCAGCAGCCTGCCGCCGGCTTCTGCAGCCATGACCGGATCGACTACCAGTTTCAGCCCGTAATCCTTCACTTTGCGTGCCACGCAGCGGATCGTCTCGACTCTCGACAGCATGCCGGTTTTAGCATACCTGACGCTGAAGTCGGACATCACAGCGTCGATCTGGCTCTCGATGGCCTGGACAGGCACGTCGAAGATTCCCCTGACGCCAGTCGTGTTCTGTGCCGTGATCGCAGTCAGCACACAGGTCCCGTGTACCCCGAGCGCCTGAAAGGTCTTGAGGTCAGCCTGGATGCCCGCCCCTCCTCCGGAATCTGAGCCGGCGATGGTCATGGCGATATAGCTCATGAGACATAGATATTTCAGAGCGATATTAAGTGTTTTGTTAGGCAAGATCGATTGATTTGTCAGGCCTCATCACAAAAGCCACGGCCGAGAGGCCAGGGAGTTCACTCCCCACGCACTCTCCGGCCCCAGGTCGCAAGCAAAAGTTTAAACGATATCAGCGATCTAAATAAGGTTACTATGCGACCGAACGACAGGGTCATCCTGCTAAGAGAGCTGAAAAAATCTATAGACGGCAGCGTTATCCCCGAAGGCGCCGAGGGTGTCATACTGGCCAAAATACCGGGCAGCGGCTGGAATACTTTCGAGGTCGACTTCGGCGAGCACGGGACTGCTATCTGCGATAAGCAGGACCTGGAAGTAAAACGTTAGTAGATCCTCTACAGGACCTATTGAATCATTCTTCTTTTCATCAGCACTGTCGAGATAGCTGTGCATATGATCGTGAAGACCCCCATCCACGCCAGGTCTATGGCAAAGCTCCAGGATACAAGCCCTGTCGCTGCAGGCCTGATCACGTCGACCGCGTGAGTGAGCGGCAGGAGCCAGGATATGTCCCGGACTATCGGGGGCAGGCTGTCCACCGGGAAAAAGACCCCGGAGAGCAGGAACATCGGCGATACGAGCAGCGTGAAGTAATAGTTGAACGCGTCGATAGAAGGCACTAATGACGTAAACAGCATGCTGAACGAGGCGAACATAAGGCCGACCAGCATGATGGTCGGTAGAATAATCAGCGCAGACTCTATCCTGGCCAGCCCCATCAGGAAGATCACGAGGAAGATACAGGTGCCGCTGATCAGGCTTTTCGTAGCGCCCCAGAGGATCTCCCCGAGGACAATGTCCTCGATCATGACAGGCGTGGACAGCACTGCGTCGAACGTTTTCTGGAAGTGCATGCGGACGAAAGTCGAGTAGGTACACTCGTAAGAGGCGGCGAACATGGCCGAGGACGAGAGGATGCCGGGGGCCAGGAACTGGGGATAGCTGACGCCCCCGATCTGCCCGACGAACAGGCCAAGGCCGTAGCCCAGCGCCAGGATGAAGAGCAGCGGCTCCGCAAAATAGGGCAGGATGCTGGTGATGAAGAACTTCTTGAATACGCTTAAGTTGCGGGCCCAGACGTGCCTCGCCCGCCACGATGGCAGCTCGATCCTCACTTCAGCTGCCTCCCGGTGAGCTTCAGGAAAACGTCCTCGAGGTTCGTCTTGCGGACGATGTGGCGGCGGCCGGTGGCCGCCTCGCATTTGTTGCGCAGCACTTCGGCATCGTTGCCGTAGACGTAGAGGCGGCTGCCCACCTGCTCGATGCTGCCTTTCACCTGATCCCGGATAGCGCTGACCTGCGCTTCTTCGGGAGCGTACACTTCGCAGACGCTGGTACCCACGACACGGCCGATCAGTTCGGCGGGGGATCCGTATTCCAGGATCCTCCCCCCAAACATGACCGCGATGCGATCGCAGAGCTCCTGGGCTTCGTCCATGTAATGCGTGGTCAGCACGATCGTCTTGCCTCCGTCTTTGAGCCTGATGATGGTATCCCAGATCTGCCGCCGGGCCTGGGGGTCGAGGCCGGTCGTGGGCTCGTCCAGGATCAGCAGCTCAGGATCGTTCACGAGGGCTCTGGCCACGATCAGCTTTCGTCTCATACCTCCCGAGAGGTCGTCCACGGGCGTGTCGGCCTTCTCGAGCAGATCGAAGAAGGACAGCAGCTCTGCGATTCTCTTCCGGGCTGTCCGGTGAGGGATGTCGAAGTAGCGGGAGTAGACCATCAGGTTCTCGCATACGGTAAGGTCCCGGTCGAGGTTGTCGTCCTGAGTGGCCACCCCGATCAGTGCCTTGATCCGCCTCGGCTCCGTCTTCACGCTCATGCCGTTGACCAGAATATCCCCCCGGGTCACCGGTGACCGGCAGTAGATCATCTTCATGACTGTGGTCTTCCCCGCACCGTTTGGTCCCAGAAACCCGAAGCACTCCGTCCGGGGTATGGAGAAACTGACGTGGTCCACAGCCCGCAGACCGTTGTAATCCTTGACCAGGTCGCTGCCCTCGACGATTGCCATTGCGTTCGCCATCACTTTATATATATTAAATTAATATATATTGCATTTTCCAGCTTTTTCACGATACAAAGAACAGAAATGGTTGCTCGCTGCCACCACTGGCCCGGGTCTGCCGACATGCTACACGGCGGTAACGGTGACGGGTCTTAGCCGGCAGCCACCCTCCGAATTTACCGGCAAGACCATATACTCGTAATCATCTTATACACGCACGATACTATCATATTAAATAATCCATGGCGGATTGTGATACACGATGAGACTTGTCATGAAGTTCGGCGGCACCTCTGTGGGCGACGGGGCGCGGATTCGTAACGTTGCCAGACTTGTGAAAGGATACCAGGATCAGGGCAACGAGGTTATAGCAGTAGCCTCGGCGATGACCGGCGTCACTGACAAGCTTTACGAGATGGCACAGGTCGCCAAGGACACCTGCAGCACTTCAGACGTCGAGAAGCGGTTCGGCGAACTGGCAAAGCGCCACGAAACAGCGATCCATGATGCCATCCAGGACCAGGGCATCAGACAGGAAGTCTCGGCGGAGATTGAGCGACGTCTTTCAGAGCTGAAGAACGCCCTGGTAGGCGTCTGCTACCTGGGCGAGCTGACAAACCGCTCGCTGGCTTACATCTACTCTTTCGGCGAGCGCATGAGCGTTCCCATCCTGAGCGGCGCACTGCGGGATCTGGGCGCGAAGTCGAAGCCGTTCACCGGCGGCGAAGCCGGAGTCATCACGGACAGCCGCTATGAGAGCGCCAGGCCCGATCCGATCACCGACATCAAGGTCAGGGAAAAGCTGCTGCCGCTGCTGCAGGAAGGCGTTATACCGGCGGTCACAGGATTCGTAGCCGCAGACTCCAGGGGCATCATCACGGTTCTCGGCAGAGGCGGCTCGGACTACAGCGCGTCCATCATCGGCGCGGCCGTGGACGCTGACGAGATCTGGGTATACACAGACGTCAACGGCATCATGACCACCGATCCGAGGATCGTACCAGAGGCTAAGACGCTGCCGGTTGTCACCTACTTAGAGGCCATGGAGATGTCCTACTTCGGAGCCAAAGTGCTCCACCCCAAGACCATCGAGCCCGCCGTGAAGAAGGGCATACCGGTCAGAGTGCTCAACACCTTCCAGCCCGACCACCCGGGCACAGTCGTCCTGATGAAGGACAACAGCGCCAACTGCGCCCCCATCAAGGCGGTCACCATGATCAAGAACATCGGCCTGGTCAACATCAGCGGCGCAGGCCTTTCCGGTACCCCGGGCATCGCCGGCAAGATCTTCAGTGTATTGGGCAAGGAAGATATAAACATTATAATGATCAGCCAGGCGTCGAGCGAGTTCAACGTCTCTATGGCGATAGACGGAGCCCAGGTCGACAAAGCCATCGCAGCCCTCAGGAGGGAGTTTAACGGGGAGATCGAGCGGGACCTCACCTGCGACAACAACGTGTGTGTCGTTGCAGTAGTAGGCGCCGGCATGGCCGGCTCGCCGGGCACTGCAGGCAAAATTTTCACCGCGCTTGGCAAGAGCGGAGTCAACATAAGGATGATCAGCCAGGGCTCGTCTGAGGCCAACATCTCCTTTGTCATTAATAAGGAAGATGCGCAGAGGGCAGTGAAGATCCTGCACGACGAGTTCGAGTTGCATAACCTTTAAAAAAGATTCGGGTAGCTGACAGGTTATTTTTCCTGTCAGCCCATAAAACGAAAATTTAATGGCCTATGGGATACTCCGCTATATGGAGAGGCGGTAGTATCAGAGGTAATTTTACTGGCATCCTTACCATAATATTTTTCTCGTTGATCGTCATTCCGGGCACGACTGCGGCCGCAACGCTGCACGTAGGCCCGGGCCAGAGCTATACTACGATCCAGGGCGCGATCAGCGCTTCGAGTCCCGGAGACACCATCTATGTCGACGGGGGGAACTATGCCGAAATCGTCAACGCCAACAAGCCGGTGACGCTGATCGGCATCGTCAACGGGGCAGGACACCTGCCGGTGATCGATGCGGCCGGGCATGGCGGCAACGCTGTGAGCATTACTTCCAGCGGAGTGACACTGGACGGTTTCACGATACAGGGAGCTACCGCCGGGGTCGGCATACATATAGATGGTTCCGATATTGTGCTGAAGAACCTCAATATACAATCGAACCACAGGGGTATCTTTGCGAACGTCTCAGAAAACGTAGAGATCACCCATTGCAGTTTCTCAGATAACTTAGCGGTTGACATCACGACGTTTCAGTATAATCATCACCTCGCTATCCGGGATTGCACGTTCAGGGATAATTACGGTCCGTGTAGCATCCTATTGCTACTAACTGACTACGTTACGATAGAAAATGTGACTATGGATAATGTCGAATGGGGCATATTCTCCATTTTTAACAACCATTCGGCATATTTTAACATTTCGATTACTAATTGTACTACGGGAATTATTTCCGAGTTCAGTCACGACAGCAGAATTACCGGATGTGAAGTAACAACCGTAAATACATCTGCCATGGGCATTGCATTCCTTGCTGCCGGGGATGTCGAGATGGATGACACAGCCTGTAGTAACTCGATGGTTAACCTGTACCTGGTTGAATGCAATGACTTCACGATAACAAACGTGACTCTAAAGGATTCCCTGGAGAGGAATTGCCTGATAGAAGAATGCAATAATATAGCCATCTTCAATAGTTTGCTGACTGGATCGCAAGCCTTGAGCTTCCAGGCAGAAAAGAGCGATCAGGTACTATTATCCGGCCTGAACGTCTCCGGCAATGGAGATGGTATAATGATCAAAGAGTGTACAAATTCTGTCTTACGCCAGTCGAGGATTACCGATAACGATGGCTGTGGCTTATCGCTTGAAGACAGCCAGAATATTTCCGTAGTTCAGAACACTTTCCTGAATAACCAGAATTATAATGCGATGAGCGTAAACAGCCCCGACGCCCGCTGGAATACGACGGTGCCTGCAAAGTACACGTATCAGGCGAATGTATACAACAATAGTACAGGTAACTACTGGAGCGATTACACTGGCGCTGACACGAACGGCGACGGGATCGGGGACGTGCCATACGTAAACGGCGACGTGATCGACTACTTCCCGCTGGTTACCCTGTCGTCAGGCTACGATTTTTCCGGGAGGTTACCGCACATCATCCCAATGGGCACCACCATTGATATGAGCGCGTTTTATTCTGGGGCTACCCCGATAGCGCCGGTAACGACACCGACAGCCATGCCGACATCGCAGCCCACGGCTACGCCGGCAATTACCCCGGCTCCGGCTGTGACACCTACGGCTACAGCACTGCCGTCTCCAGATGCATCGGCTACCCCTGCGCAGGAATCGCAGGGCAGCAGTAACGTGTTGTATATTGTCATCGGTGCTCTGGGGCTGGCAATAGTCGGCGGAGTCGCTGCATACCTGCTGTTCCTGAGAAAATAGGTTCGAGAAGAATTCGGGCATCAAGAGATGCCCGGCTTCACGCTCACTAGCTTCCGGTTCGTAATATCTCTGGTCACGCCCCGGAAGCCGCAGAACTGCCCGTTCTCATCGTAGAACGGCGAGCCGTTGACTTCCATCGAGAGGATCCTGCCGCTCCTGTGGAACATCCGCATGTGCTCCAGGCTGTAAGGCCTCGGGTTGGCGAAGATGCGGCCGAAGCCTTCGGAAAAATGAGGCACGTCCTCCTGTGGCATGAATTCCACGATGACTCTTCCGAGATAGTATTCCGGGTCGTAGCCCAGGATGTCTTTCACCTTCGGGCTGACGTAGGTGAACTTCGCCTCCCGGTCCATCTCCCAGACGATGTCGTTGACGTTTTCGATAGTGCTGCGGAGCCGGCTCTCGCTCTC harbors:
- a CDS encoding DUF2111 domain-containing protein — protein: MDRITISADSSADDLASLALCIHALTGGLPVTARSMNRPGVQVEDGQVRSRSYTGPILEQVLAEGRVIKGRPPAGAYKGIPVIVAPIKADGKTVVAIGVVDTTGSMEIKALMDQYAAIHRQVNGH
- the rpiA gene encoding ribose-5-phosphate isomerase RpiA; this translates as MKNLSGSDAAKKNAAEKACELVTDGMIVGLGTGSTVAHSIRLLGRWVKEEGLNIVGVPTSYSTEALAIECGIPLTSLAASPVLDIAIDGADQVDASLNAIKGGGAAHTREKIVASSAKQFVIVADDKKFSSILDRSVPTEVLPYAVKLVEREILKLGGTCTVRTGTGKDGPIITDNGNFVLDCAFGQIKEPALLGDKLSRIPGLVEHGIFTNAAMVYVGYENRVEVLRRKM
- a CDS encoding ABC transporter permease, producing the protein MRIELPSWRARHVWARNLSVFKKFFITSILPYFAEPLLFILALGYGLGLFVGQIGGVSYPQFLAPGILSSSAMFAASYECTYSTFVRMHFQKTFDAVLSTPVMIEDIVLGEILWGATKSLISGTCIFLVIFLMGLARIESALIILPTIMLVGLMFASFSMLFTSLVPSIDAFNYYFTLLVSPMFLLSGVFFPVDSLPPIVRDISWLLPLTHAVDVIRPAATGLVSWSFAIDLAWMGVFTIICTAISTVLMKRRMIQ
- a CDS encoding MarC family protein, which translates into the protein MVFDSALSYTLFIHALVGVFVIVNPFGNIPIFISLTSKLTPAERRTAIIKSLLIATAILLVFALIGQAVFTLLNVTLPSLRIAGGLLLLAIAFDMLMGRSPASKIDESDEREAVAVTPMATPLLAGPGAMSTVMILMNEAATNDLQKLSIFLAILLAMGAAFLILINSELLYSVIKKDGSRVLTKIMGIVLATIAIEMMVNGLLKAFPVLAGMGI
- the thiD gene encoding bifunctional hydroxymethylpyrimidine kinase/phosphomethylpyrimidine kinase gives rise to the protein MSYIAMTIAGSDSGGGAGIQADLKTFQALGVHGTCVLTAITAQNTTGVRGIFDVPVQAIESQIDAVMSDFSVRYAKTGMLSRVETIRCVARKVKDYGLKLVVDPVMAAEAGGRLLNPDAVEVLKAEILPLAEVVTPNVYEAEVLSGIKIRDMDSVREACKAIRALGVRNVVLTGGHFGGIDTLYDSAGTFHTFQGDLVKGGTHGTGCTHSAAVTAYLARGEPVVAACEKAKVFVRGAVAGSMDVGHGVRPVNPGGIR
- a CDS encoding ABC transporter ATP-binding protein — its product is MANAMAIVEGSDLVKDYNGLRAVDHVSFSIPRTECFGFLGPNGAGKTTVMKMIYCRSPVTRGDILVNGMSVKTEPRRIKALIGVATQDDNLDRDLTVCENLMVYSRYFDIPHRTARKRIAELLSFFDLLEKADTPVDDLSGGMRRKLIVARALVNDPELLILDEPTTGLDPQARRQIWDTIIRLKDGGKTIVLTTHYMDEAQELCDRIAVMFGGRILEYGSPAELIGRVVGTSVCEVYAPEEAQVSAIRDQVKGSIEQVGSRLYVYGNDAEVLRNKCEAATGRRHIVRKTNLEDVFLKLTGRQLK
- a CDS encoding DUF2111 domain-containing protein, whose amino-acid sequence is MMSSLEISKDTPAEMLRQLAESIHQATGGMPIALKSRNMPGVFVDSDGSADTSYESIVLDSVFLNSHVRKARVDTGKYAGMPMMISPIEDTDGFTIATLGIVDALGSLSLQEFAQISQRIKNQVLDSF
- a CDS encoding response regulator, which produces MHPGTYYLSKSHTVVNKRANTKDCVGKYGEKIYLSGAYTSTKTRINNMSDGDDKKPFVAIVDDEPDLQKLYRLAISSRGYPISYIASDGTDALEKQSKANHKPDIVIIDHRMPTKNGVETTKEILATTPATRIIFVSADEAVEKEAIEAGATKFLKKPISLKDLLRNIDEEAKKVSA
- a CDS encoding aspartate kinase translates to MRLVMKFGGTSVGDGARIRNVARLVKGYQDQGNEVIAVASAMTGVTDKLYEMAQVAKDTCSTSDVEKRFGELAKRHETAIHDAIQDQGIRQEVSAEIERRLSELKNALVGVCYLGELTNRSLAYIYSFGERMSVPILSGALRDLGAKSKPFTGGEAGVITDSRYESARPDPITDIKVREKLLPLLQEGVIPAVTGFVAADSRGIITVLGRGGSDYSASIIGAAVDADEIWVYTDVNGIMTTDPRIVPEAKTLPVVTYLEAMEMSYFGAKVLHPKTIEPAVKKGIPVRVLNTFQPDHPGTVVLMKDNSANCAPIKAVTMIKNIGLVNISGAGLSGTPGIAGKIFSVLGKEDINIIMISQASSEFNVSMAIDGAQVDKAIAALRREFNGEIERDLTCDNNVCVVAVVGAGMAGSPGTAGKIFTALGKSGVNIRMISQGSSEANISFVINKEDAQRAVKILHDEFELHNL
- a CDS encoding NosD domain-containing protein, producing MIVIPGTTAAATLHVGPGQSYTTIQGAISASSPGDTIYVDGGNYAEIVNANKPVTLIGIVNGAGHLPVIDAAGHGGNAVSITSSGVTLDGFTIQGATAGVGIHIDGSDIVLKNLNIQSNHRGIFANVSENVEITHCSFSDNLAVDITTFQYNHHLAIRDCTFRDNYGPCSILLLLTDYVTIENVTMDNVEWGIFSIFNNHSAYFNISITNCTTGIISEFSHDSRITGCEVTTVNTSAMGIAFLAAGDVEMDDTACSNSMVNLYLVECNDFTITNVTLKDSLERNCLIEECNNIAIFNSLLTGSQALSFQAEKSDQVLLSGLNVSGNGDGIMIKECTNSVLRQSRITDNDGCGLSLEDSQNISVVQNTFLNNQNYNAMSVNSPDARWNTTVPAKYTYQANVYNNSTGNYWSDYTGADTNGDGIGDVPYVNGDVIDYFPLVTLSSGYDFSGRLPHIIPMGTTIDMSAFYSGATPIAPVTTPTAMPTSQPTATPAITPAPAVTPTATALPSPDASATPAQESQGSSNVLYIVIGALGLAIVGGVAAYLLFLRK